The following DNA comes from SAR324 cluster bacterium.
AGTTGAGGACGCGAATCTCTGCTGCACCTATCACTGAACTACCAAGGATCAGAACAATCAAACATTGGAAGGCGATCAATTTCAAAAGAACACGAAAACTCATTGGTTTTTCTCGCAGGAGTTGATCGAAAAATTCTGTTTTAGAGCCATACGGCCAACTAATTTCCAGAGAATACTCTCAATTACTGGGAGGCTCAATTGAAATCAATTGGAAAATAAACTTGTGGGATTTTTCGAAGAAAATTGGGAGGTCGTTTTTCTGATCGAAGTGAACAGCTATTCAGATCAGCAGATTCGGTTTCTTTGATGTCTGCAGAATAGGGAACTTGTTGGAATCGAAGTTTGATTTGTGAATGCTTTGAGGATTCTTAATACCGAAGAATAATCGAGTTGGACAAGTTGCTGAGATGATTTGATGCTGACTCAACAACTTGCCAGGACGTAGGAAAAATTAGGCAGGGAATCTGAGAAAGTCTCCAAAATTGGGGCAGAAAGTTCAGGCTACCCAACGCATGGCTGGTCTGTAGCGCTCAGTATTCTGCTGAATCTCTCGAATAATTTTAGGGATCCCGTGGGATTCCATGGGACCGCTCAGAAATTGAATCCCGTATTGTTTGATGCCCCCTAACTGCCATTGAGAGCAGAAGGCGATCTTCCCAGAAATCATTCCACACTTCATCAGACCTTTGGATTTGCGGTTATTCTGAATAAGTTTGGGGATGTAGAGTTCAAGATGAACAATCTTATCTAGTGGCAACGACCCCTCACTGGAAATGCGGCAACCCCCTCGGGAGAGATCATGAACCCGCACA
Coding sequences within:
- a CDS encoding PilZ domain-containing protein, which gives rise to MAILQNIKENRKTKRFDVAVPAQVTSFEFSELVRVHDLSRGGCRISSEGSLPLDKIVHLELYIPKLIQNNRKSKGLMKCGMISGKIAFCSQWQLGGIKQYGIQFLSGPMESHGIPKIIREIQQNTERYRPAMRWVA